The Pedobacter mucosus genome window below encodes:
- a CDS encoding glutamine synthetase III family protein — protein MKSLRTIALKEAQNRISPEVKSPSAKISDFFGSNVFDKRKMRDFLSKDVYEKLISTINQGELINSDDANQIAIAMKAWAMSAGATHYTHWFQPLTGTTAEKHDSFFEPSGDGAIEKFAGSALVQQEPDASSFPNGGIRNTFEARGYTAWDPSSPAFIMESKAGKTLCIPTVFVSYTGEALDYKAPLLKALAALDKAAVDVCQYFDKGITKVNASLGIEQEYFLVDESLFNARPDLLLTGRTLFGHMSAKGQQLEDHYFGSIPERVFSYMVDFENEALKLGIPLKTRHNEVAPSQFECAPIYEEINLAIDHNQLLMDLMEKVARRHHFRVLLHEKPYAGINGSGKHNNWSLITDTGKNLLAPGKTPKNNLMFLAFFVNTVKAVSEHADLLRASIASVSNDHRLGANEAPPAIISIFLGSQLNDVLDEIEHSRISKKIKEDNALWLGIPKIPQILMDNTDRNRTSPFAFTGNKFELRAVGSSANSSAPMTILNAIMAEQLTKFKIEVDKLIKKGDKKDIALLTVIKKYIKESKSIRFEGNGYSQEWEDEALARGLSNIKTTPKALDAYLTEKSADLFASTGIYSAREIHARHEIMLENFYKKLQIEARVMGEVANTAIIPAAIAYQNALITNVKGLKEVGVDSKVSLDILNKVAEHLEIVKTNIDAMLEERKVTNKIEDTREKAIAYDEKVKSYFEIIRYHADKLEQIVDDSLWPLPKFRELLFLK, from the coding sequence ATGAAAAGCTTAAGAACCATCGCATTAAAAGAGGCTCAAAACAGAATATCACCAGAAGTTAAATCACCATCAGCAAAAATTTCTGACTTTTTTGGCTCCAATGTATTTGATAAGAGAAAAATGAGAGATTTCTTATCAAAAGACGTATATGAAAAATTAATCTCAACCATCAATCAAGGTGAATTAATTAATTCTGACGACGCTAATCAAATCGCTATCGCCATGAAAGCCTGGGCAATGAGTGCTGGTGCAACACACTACACACACTGGTTTCAGCCTTTAACCGGAACTACTGCTGAAAAACACGATTCGTTTTTTGAACCAAGTGGAGACGGTGCAATCGAGAAATTTGCTGGTAGCGCACTTGTTCAGCAAGAACCAGATGCTTCTAGCTTCCCTAACGGAGGTATCCGTAATACTTTCGAGGCTCGTGGCTATACTGCTTGGGATCCTTCATCGCCAGCGTTTATTATGGAAAGCAAAGCAGGTAAAACATTATGTATCCCAACGGTATTCGTATCGTATACTGGCGAAGCATTAGATTATAAAGCACCATTATTAAAAGCATTAGCTGCGCTAGATAAAGCTGCTGTTGATGTTTGCCAATATTTTGATAAAGGCATTACTAAAGTAAATGCGTCATTAGGTATTGAGCAAGAATATTTTTTAGTAGATGAGTCATTATTCAATGCTCGTCCGGATTTATTATTAACAGGTCGTACACTTTTCGGACATATGTCTGCGAAAGGCCAACAATTAGAAGATCATTATTTTGGATCAATTCCTGAGCGTGTATTTAGCTACATGGTTGATTTCGAAAACGAAGCTTTAAAATTAGGTATTCCTCTAAAAACCCGTCATAATGAAGTTGCACCATCTCAATTTGAGTGTGCTCCTATTTACGAAGAAATCAACTTAGCGATTGATCACAATCAATTGTTGATGGATTTGATGGAAAAAGTTGCCCGTCGCCACCATTTCCGCGTTTTATTGCACGAAAAACCTTATGCAGGCATCAACGGTTCTGGTAAACACAATAACTGGTCGTTAATTACGGATACTGGTAAAAATTTATTGGCTCCAGGAAAAACACCAAAAAACAATTTGATGTTCCTTGCTTTCTTCGTTAACACGGTTAAAGCGGTTAGTGAGCATGCAGATTTATTACGTGCAAGTATTGCATCGGTAAGCAATGATCATCGTTTAGGTGCCAACGAAGCTCCACCAGCAATTATTTCTATCTTTTTAGGTTCTCAATTGAACGATGTTTTAGATGAAATTGAACATTCACGTATCAGCAAAAAAATTAAAGAAGACAATGCACTTTGGTTAGGTATCCCAAAAATTCCACAAATTTTGATGGATAATACAGATCGTAACCGTACTTCTCCATTCGCTTTTACAGGTAATAAATTTGAATTAAGAGCAGTAGGTTCTTCGGCAAATTCTTCAGCACCAATGACGATTTTAAATGCGATCATGGCTGAGCAATTAACTAAATTCAAGATTGAAGTTGATAAATTAATCAAGAAAGGTGATAAAAAAGATATCGCTTTATTAACCGTTATTAAAAAATATATTAAAGAATCTAAATCTATTCGTTTTGAAGGTAATGGTTACAGTCAAGAATGGGAAGATGAGGCTTTAGCTCGTGGTTTATCAAACATTAAAACTACACCAAAAGCTTTAGATGCATATTTAACTGAGAAATCTGCTGATCTATTTGCATCAACTGGTATTTACAGTGCTCGTGAAATACATGCTCGTCATGAAATCATGTTAGAGAACTTTTACAAAAAACTTCAAATTGAAGCTCGTGTAATGGGTGAAGTTGCAAATACTGCAATTATTCCTGCTGCAATTGCTTACCAAAATGCTTTAATTACAAATGTTAAAGGGTTAAAAGAAGTTGGGGTGGATAGTAAAGTTTCTTTAGATATACTTAACAAAGTTGCTGAGCATTTGGAAATTGTTAAAACAAATATCGATGCCATGTTGGAAGAACGTAAAGTAACCAACAAAATCGAAGATACCCGCGAAAAAGCTATTGCATACGATGAGAAAGTAAAATCTTATTTCGAAATTATCCGTTACCATGCTGATAAATTAGAACAAATTGTTGATGACAGCCTTTGGCCTTTACCTAAGTTCAGAGAATTATTATTCTTAAAATAA
- a CDS encoding energy transducer TonB, which yields MFNSLINVYKTEWLDLVFANRNKSYGAYQLRSDSSRIMTKALFISGSVFILFCTSPLIYSKVFPEPLEDKVTEHTLPAKLDKIFALKKPTPAKQIDQAKPTPAKVKMVNMTSKIVVVDKPDIQDPPTIKQIENAVVGSKTQEGDISPNLVIPANQGNGNGLGKDAGASVGEGEAIIGVEGVDEYPEFAGGMKAWAKYMQRNLRYPSAAQDAEVQGKVFVSFVVERDGSITDVKILKGIGYGCDEEAAKVIKKSPFWKPGRNKGNTVRVRYNMPISFTIN from the coding sequence ATGTTCAATTCCTTAATCAATGTCTACAAAACCGAGTGGCTCGATCTTGTATTTGCTAACCGCAATAAATCATATGGTGCTTACCAACTCAGGTCTGATTCTTCAAGAATTATGACAAAGGCACTTTTTATTTCTGGTAGTGTATTTATCTTATTTTGTACTTCCCCGTTAATTTATAGTAAGGTATTTCCAGAACCTTTAGAAGATAAAGTTACGGAACACACGCTGCCAGCTAAGCTGGATAAAATTTTCGCATTGAAAAAGCCAACTCCAGCAAAACAAATAGATCAGGCTAAACCAACGCCAGCAAAAGTTAAAATGGTGAATATGACATCTAAGATTGTGGTCGTAGATAAACCAGATATTCAAGATCCTCCAACAATAAAACAAATAGAAAATGCAGTTGTAGGAAGCAAGACGCAGGAAGGAGATATAAGCCCAAATTTAGTTATACCAGCTAATCAAGGCAATGGAAACGGATTAGGGAAAGATGCAGGTGCTTCCGTAGGCGAGGGTGAAGCCATTATAGGTGTAGAAGGTGTGGATGAATATCCTGAATTTGCTGGCGGAATGAAGGCATGGGCTAAATACATGCAACGCAATTTACGCTATCCATCTGCAGCGCAAGATGCCGAAGTGCAAGGCAAAGTTTTTGTGAGCTTTGTAGTGGAAAGAGATGGCTCGATAACTGATGTTAAAATTTTAAAAGGAATTGGCTATGGCTGTGATGAAGAAGCTGCGAAAGTGATAAAGAAGTCGCCATTTTGGAAACCAGGTAGAAATAAAGGAAACACAGTTAGGGTAAGGTATAATATGCCAATTAGCTTTACAATTAATTAG